TAAAATTGTCATCCATAATTGACATGGGTATCACTGCAAGAACTCCAAATTATTAACTGACGTTTCATTTCACTTTTGGAAAGAAATGAACGCATGTACCACATTATTAAATTAAATGTAAAAATATGCTAGAAAAGTGATGGAGCCATGTTATGTGCTTAACATACTCCCATCGTCCCATCCGTCccatttttatgtgattttttttACATATTTCAATGTTCTGAAAAAAGATATTTCTACATATTATATATTcaattttatgtttttatataataaaatagttttctacttttatataaataaaataaaataaaaatatatcatACAAAAATATCTCCGCTTAAAATGGCACAGAAGGAGCAGAGGCGGATTAGGGGGTATCTAAGAGCAGTTGCAATGCAGGCCGCTTGCTGTCTCGGGACACTCAAAATGGTCATGGGCTTCAACTTTCACCTCATTGGAGCATTTGGAAAAAAAGAGGGCGTGACCTCTATACTGGCCATGACCATTTGCttactttttattattttattaatatgtTTTTGTCAAAACTGAAAAAAACTAACATGTACATAAAAGTAGTCTAACGTTATAAATTATAACGTTACTATTTTGTAACATATATGTTAGTCACTGTAATATTTGTAGctctatatatacataatttTCACACTCTTATTATTCATACTCCCTATTTCTCCAAAAAATTAGATTAAAAGATAAATCCAAATAACACTCCCCCTACAAATTCTCAAAATTCAAAGCCTCAATTCCATATCCAAATCCTTTTTTTCCAAATGCACAAAATTTTGATTTAAATCCTCAAATCCCGAATTCTTAATATCAATTTCCACATTCTCAAAATTCTCAATTTCCTTTTCCATATCCTCAAAATTATCCTTATCAATTTCCATTTCCTCCATTTTCAAATCCACAATTTAAAACCCAACAATCACCTACTCAAAATTCTCCACATTCAAAAGTGCCTGCATTTAATAATGCAAAATTTATTGATCTTAATGATGATTACGAGGAAATCGAAGATATAATAGAAAATATTGGGCAGTGGAAGTGGGTTGAAGATAAACTCTTAATAAGTGCATGTTTAAATGTATCAATTGACCCACTGGTTGGTACAGATCAAAAAGCTGATGGGTTTTGGGAACAAATTCAGCAATATTGTGTAGAAGAAAATCCTGGTGTCATCAAAAGAGGAGTTGTGGCTATAATAAAAAAGTGGCAACGAATAAATGAAGGTGCTCATAAATATGAAAAGTGTTTTAAAAAGGCCCAGAAACAAGTCGGAAGTGGTTCAAACTTGAGCAACATAATTGGTGCAGCTCATTCACTCCATACAACTACGTACAAGAAGAAGTCCAACTTTGAACCACATTATTTTCAGCTTCAAGGACAACCCAAGTGGAGGACTCCTTCAACTACTGAAAGCTCGAAAAGAACTAAATTAAGCTCTTCTGGAGCCTACTCATCATCAGTAAATAATGATACACCAACAAGTGAGAATGTTGTTGAATATTCGGTTCATCCTATGGAAGTGAAAACAGCTAAAATGAAGGGGAAAGGGAATCACTACTAGAAAAGtgcccttagacatcggttataaaccgatgtcttctttttttcaaaccgatgtcttcgcatgtgtagagaaaggtaggggtctttaatatcggtttttagccgatgttaaagatgtacatagacatcggtttttcttatcaaactgatgtataattagccctttttttaataacatgttaaaactaGAATGTGAAAAATGGTAAATAGGAGGTTAAGAAGCACTATAAACATATAACAAGGAAGAACATTAAACTGATAGACATCAGATTCTTAAAAGAAATGATGTCTTACTTTGAATAATACATCGGTTGCTACATAGAACCGATGTTAAATATGGCATATCATATCGATTTCAATTATGTTAGCGATGTTAAATATGGCATATTACATCAGTTTCACTTAGGTTAGCGATGTGAAAGTTCATACTTACATCATTTTTCCTGTCATAATTGTTGTGTTTTGCTTATTTTTAACAtcatttaattataattaaatgaTGTTATATCTATCCAAGATATATCGTACtctttaattaaaataaaagctatattaataaaaaaaacaaTCTTAAATGAGAACAAATATATGCCAAAAAACTTATATATCAGCATTCAACCAACAtatttctatatctacatctacATCAACATCAAAAACTATCTACTTACAATCACATTCCTAACCTATCTAGCTCACTAAAGTCGCATTCCCCAAGAAATTCTCCCCGGATGGATATGTTGTTGAACCATAAATAGTATCAGCTGAAGCAAAGTTGGTAGCATCACGTACAGCTCCCTCTTGAGCTTGTCTTTATAATTAACAAAGTACAGACATGAAGTGAATGCTGATAGGATACAAGTATAAGAAAATGTTACAAATTATTTACTTCACAAATGTTGAACGTATATTTAAAAGCTAAGTCTAGTATTAATCACTGACCACATACGAATACATGATTAGTTGCTTTAGCTAGTTTCTTGTTTATAGATAATTTCCTAAATGTTAAATCTTAAACACTACTGAACTGTCAGCTTAACTGTTTATAGGATACATTAAAAATGATTAGTAGCATCATTCTTGCAGATGGATGATGACAAGCTAATTTCCCAAATATAGTTGTTTGGTGTTcataataaaaataaacaaaCTTACAACTATCAATTTTTCTGCACTTTCTGGCCTGAATGAATCCCCTAAAAGGGGCTAATCCAGTGCCAGGACCAATCATAATAATAGGCACTTTAGAACCAGATGGAAGCTTAAAATTAGACTGTCTAACGAAGATGGGTGCCCAGCTGCAATCATAGTTTTCCTCCAATGGCACAACATTCTATAAATGGAAAGAATCATAAGTGTTAACATTTAATAGAAAGACTTATAAGGTTATGGTGAAAGGTGAGAAGACATATCCACTTAAAGTGTTAGCCAGGGTTCAGCGTAAGAGTCACCGGCATGTTGAGCTTCTTTTTCCAATCCCTCCACCAGCGGAAGAACACAAAAAACCCCGAGGAGAAAGACATTCCTAAACTGCCAGAGAAAAAAGAGGTTACGAGTTGCAAATTATTAATCATTGCATTTTGTTACCATTGTTAACTCTCTGTTTTTTTCCTAGTTTGTTGGTTCTCACTTCTCAATGTGGGGGCATATTTGATCGTAGTACTTGGGATTCCTTATGGGATCTACACTTTTTTAAGTAATTGTTTTGTAATAGTGACTGCATCCTTAGATAATTACAGTGGTTTTAAAAGTACACATGCATTGTGAAGCTTGTACTCAAGAGATCAAGAAACGTATTGAACGAATGAAAGGTGATTCATGATTTCTTATCAGTCTAATTTCTAATTTTCTACTTTTCGTTCCCTTTTCTATTGTTAATCCCTTTTCTCTTCCATCTTAGCTAAAAAGAGCACTGTGGTATAAAATTTGTTAAAAAGGCTTATATGATTGCATATTAAATTAAAAGTGCATCGCAATCTGTATATTCTTCAACTAGAATAAAATAACCACTTCTTGATGTTCcattgattttttttgttttgtttttctaTTATAAAATCGATCATCCATCTTGTTATTTTCAATCAGAAATTCAtcttattttttaattttgttagGTGTTATTAACTAAATTTTACATTATTAGCAATTTTTACGCAAGGTCTGCCATTTTAAGTTACCGACTCTATGGATACTGCTACTAAATTACCAAGTCCACTGATCGGAGATTGTTAGTAGGTTATATCATATCAGTTAAGTTGTTTTTATTGATTCACGGGGATTGAGATTGCGGACACAGATCTGAAGGGCTCACAAGTGATAGTCAAAGAGTATTTGATCCCGCAAAGCTAGTTGAGTACGTGCACAAAAAAGCAGGGAAGCATGCAATTGTTATAAAGCAAGAACCagagaaaaagaaagaagaatTCAAGGGATTGGATAATCAAATGAACTTTATTTATTCTGAAATAATTAAGCATTTAATAGAAAAAATCTCTGTTTGCTACATTGGAACACCGAGATCTAGATAAAAGAAAGCTAGCTTTTTTTATTGCAAAGAATAGAGTTAAATTTATTATGTTATTTAAACCTCCACATTAACAAAACCCCTCTTAAGTAATTACCAACTTCATCAGTACATGGGTTAAAAAATTACCTTCATCCAAGTTGAACAGACGCCTTTGTGGATTCGTCCTGCAGGAGTTCTCTCATTAACCAATGCATAAGTAACATTAATTCTTGATGGAGCAATCCTGTATAATGTAAAAAACATAGTCATATGCATCTGTGAAAGGATGATAAGGTGCGTGAAGTACAATATTGCTACATAAATACTGTCATGTGAATATAATAATAAACAAACTTTAGAAGAATTATTATTAATCAATAATATATGTAAACTTATGACTAATCGTTTATTAATATAACTAGCCAAGGTTTGTTGAAGTAGACTAGATATTTTAAAACACTATGATTATATTAACATCCATTGATGAGTGTAACATATGCCTTCTTGGTAGGAAATCAGTAAAACAGTAAGCGAAAGAGCGAATGAGTGTAACATATGCCTTAAAAGATCTGCATATTTGATCAGTGCGTGCCTCAAAATGCAAGGTGGAAAAAGAGGTAGCAGGGAGCCTCCGCTAAGTAGTGTTCTATCCTCTGCCTCAGTGTGCAGGGAGCCTCCAACATGATCACATGTCTCATATTTGAGTATGTAAATACATAACTGTTAATCTTTCTGTAAAATCATGCTTTTTGACCGTTCTTCTTTGCATTTAAGTAGGAAAATGACTCAGTTTCCAACCTAAATAAAAGGCAAGTAAAAATATGTATTTCTGTTAACGACAAACTGTAATATGACTAGATAAGGAAATATATTTACGTGAGACCGGTGTGGGAAATGTCAAATTCCAGATGAGTGCAAGATCGATCAGATTTAAGGGTATGCAGCTCTCTTTTCACAGATACATTAGCTCTACAcccataaaatatcatataatcaTAAATTAGGATAATGGGACTCtaaaaatatcaaatattaaaaAGCAAGATAAAAATCCGAATCAATATTAAGATACCTGCAAGGATGTTGAACATCATAACTAGCATGTCCATTTGACATACTAAAAATTCTATCCAACAAAGATGAATCGGTTTGATCATGAAAGACCACCCGATATTCTAATACAACAGCAGTGTAAGGAGTGGCAGCAACTCCATCCTCTTCATCCCGAAGCAACTGGTCTAGCTCAGGCCACACCAACGCTCGCCTAAATTGACATTACTTTGTTAAGGTAATCAAGCTTACATTCAATAGTATAACAAAACTCAATCTATTTAACCTATTGTGATATCATATTGCTAAAGTTGTAATACATGTTGTAAAGTCATTCTCAATGCATTGATCATCATCTCCCATGCCCACTGGAACAAGCCGCTTGGCACCTGCAAATGGTGAAAAGAAGATAACGAGTGTTAGATCAAAATATACAAAAAAATTAACAATGGAAGTTAACAAGATACGACACACAAGCAGTCCTAGGCATCTCTAATGAACCCAACATTATCAATATATTTAACCTAAAACCAAAAGAAAGAGAAAGTCTTTAGATTTACGTACCCTGCTCTGCAAGGTCGTCATCCACATCCTTTACAATCTataattcagaaattaaaaacCATTAAGTGGAATCATACAAGTGATATGAAATAGAATCTTTTTTTTAATCTATAGGCATTTACTTCACACCTTGTTAAAATGCTCATACTGTCTGTTGCTAAGACCAGATACCTTATACTGGAGATTGTTAAGCCATTGCCCCTTCTCTTTTCCCTGTTTGGAAATAATCTAAAATCAACTACAAATCCAATGTAACATGGACAAGTAGAAAAATCATATAATAGGCTACGGGAAATTACCTCTGAAAACCACTTGTAGAATCTACACCGACGGTAAAATAATGAATTTAGAAGGAGTTACTATACTCAAGCAAAACTGCAGAAATAATTAACACAGAGTGCAATATATAATGATCTAAATAAACTAGTCGATCATATATACAACTCACGTAGCTAAGAAAAAAAAAGCAATGGTTTATTTTTTGAATTTAGTCTCGTACTCGTCATCTTCATCCGCATAATCATCCTGTAAAATCAACCACTCATTTAGTCAATCATCATATATAGTAGTAACAATAACAAGGCCACCAGTACAGCTTATATAGATCTGTAAACCCAACTTCTTTCAAGATTAACAATACATACACCAACTTTTAATCGAGTAGATTAGAAGTTAATCTTACATAAACAAGCAAACCCAACTTCTTTCAACACTAACAAAGCTCCAGAGACCTGTAAACAAAACTCTattaaaataaaaacataaaatttgaaaataatataaacttaATTTTCTCACACAAATCGAGTAGACCCAACTTCTTTCAATATTATTTAGCACCAATCGAGCTCGATTTAGGAATTAATCGAGTGTAAATAAAGGTTTCTACAAATAGGGGTATAGTTAGGTTTAGAGAGAGTGATTGAGAAGAGAGACaatgagagatgagagagaagagagactgagagaagagagaatgagagacGAGAtagtgagagagaagagagaatagagaatgagagagagagagagagaagagagaatgagtAAGAGAGGGGGGAAACGGTTTTGGTTAAGGGGgaaaactgaaaataaaatttttgGTTAGGGGGAATTTTTAGGTGTATTAGCGGGGGAAAGAAAGAACCAGTCcttttttatttcttttaaaaatgattatagacatcggttggttaagatactgatgtcttacaacatctttaacatcggttttgaaGCGACCGATGTTAAAACTGCTTTTAACATCGGTGACATTTCTAACTGATTTTAAAGGGGTGATGTCGtaggcactatttctagtagtgaatgCAAGAACAACAAAAGCAGTTGAGGAGTTGGAAGCATTAAATGCAAGTGCATATAGAAAGTTGAACGTAATGGAAGCATTAAATAACACTAAGCAAAAAGAAATTGAGACTCGGGAAAAAAAAATTGAAGCAAAACAAATTGAGATGGATTTGCAAGTCATTTTGGCAAATACTAGTAAAATGAATGAGGCTCGGCAGAAAGCTCATTCAAAAATGCTTGAGAAAATAATGGCAAGAAGCTAGtgtttgtttttatttatttgtaatcTAGCTGTTGGAAGCTAGtgtttgtttttatttatttgtaatctagctgtaatatcagggatatcgcgtgtaattattttatcaataaatcattattatatgattattaggcgatttttggtgaattatctgttgattgatattgaaaaatagatgtatatatgtgacTAAATGTGattatgttaattttaatatgtctagaataaaatataaataattgtgatatttttctggtaatttttggatggatatatgattttataatgatttacagatttaataattattttctgcaTAATTACCGgaaatcgtccaacctcaactgtttttatgtttttacaacccgaaactcttccgaaaactccttcctaaccttatctggtaattccggacattttccgtcttttaactttttcaatccagattacggtttgacccgtacgcgtcccggcgtacaattttcgatacgatagttatttcgataTATccacaaaacccgtattctcgaaagacgggatactattacattattttcgtataaattattttataaaaagcccggttgggataattacCCAATACaggtattaaatcggatcgtttttgcagttacttaccggctaagtaactaatttatcgatccaaaacgatctaacacaaaccaatattccataaatatatatagcccttttattatttcattttattcgtaaaatcataatcaatcagtaaacatataagaaatacagagaaataccctaaaaacgttacgttattgagaatcaatcgtacaaacgaaggcgttatcgaacttcgattcgggcgtgcaacataccaaaacgaagctctcgaaaacctctttctgaatcaatcataTGTTTTTGTGCAATAATCAAGGTATTCtcctgatttaattattttatttcgaatttattaaagattaaattatgaaaatttgttcttgatgttgttgatatgatttgatgattccatcgtgtagataatatttttctggtcaatttgatacatcatatgtcaaaaatagagttcaataacatagagaaaatgatgtttgattctgtaaaactgaaattagggtttaaaacgatgaa
The sequence above is drawn from the Apium graveolens cultivar Ventura chromosome 2, ASM990537v1, whole genome shotgun sequence genome and encodes:
- the LOC141706376 gene encoding NADPH--cytochrome P450 reductase 2-like isoform X1, which encodes MRALVWPELDQLLRDEEDGVAATPYTAVVLEYRVVFHDQTDSSLLDRIFSMSNGHASYDVQHPCRIAPSRINVTYALVNERTPAGRIHKGVCSTWMKFRNVFLLGVFCVLPLVEGLEKEAQHAGDSYAEPWLTL
- the LOC141703185 gene encoding glutathione S-transferase T3-like; this encodes MAQKEQRRIRGYLRAVAMQAACLPAFNNAKFIDLNDDYEEIEDIIENIGQWKWVEDKLLISACLNVSIDPLVGTDQKADGFWEQIQQYCVEENPGVIKRGVVAIIKKWQRINEGAHKYEKCFKKAQKQVGSGSNLSNIIGAAHSLHTTTYKKKSNFEPHYFQLQGQPKWRTPSTTESSKRTKLSSSGAYSSSVNNDTPTSENVVEYSVHPMEVKTAKMKGKGNHY
- the LOC141706376 gene encoding NADPH--cytochrome P450 reductase 1-like isoform X2, which gives rise to MRALVWPELDQLLRDEEDGVAATPYTAVVLEYRVVFHDQTDSSLLDRIFSMSNGHASYDVQHPCRANVSVKRELHTLKSDRSCTHLEFDISHTGLTLETESFSYLNAKKNGQKA